The window CGCTCGCGTGGTCCCGGAGCCGGCGCTGATGAGCGTCTTCGCCGGTGCGGGGCTGTTGCTGCTGCGTCGGCGGTGATGTTTCGGTTGTGCGTTTGGATCGAGCGCGGCAGGATGGGGCGATGATCGCACGAACTGCCGCGCTCGGCCTGCTGCTCGTGCTCGCCGTTGGTCTGACGGTGGAGGACCCGTCAGCACCAATGCGTGCGCGAGTCATCGAGATTGCCAACAACTACCCCGACGGCGGCGGGTACAAGTGGGCCGACACCGGCGTGCCGCACGACATCGAACACGACGGGAAGACCCTGCTCGCCAAGAGCGAGTCCGGCACGTTCTGCTGTGGTTTTACCCTCGCTGTCGCGATGCGCGTCGGTGAGGAGTTCGGCGTGTTCGAAGGCAAGAGCTTCGATCAGATGAAGCAGTTCCAGCGGGACTGGTACGGCGTGAGCGCGGCGGTCGGTGATCCGCTTATGAGCACCGCCATGACCAACCTCGGCGTCGGCGGCCCGGTCGCCGTCGACGACGCGTTGCCCGGCGACTTCCTGCAGTACTGGCGGACCGGCGGCTCCGGCCACAGCGTCGTCTTCCTCGCATGGGTCGAAGACGACGGCCAGCGCGTCGGCATCCGCTATCGTTCGAGCAACGGGTCCACCGACGGCATCGGCACCACCGAAGAACGCTTCGCCGGCCACGGCGGCAAAGTCGACCCGCAGCAACTCTACTTCGCCCGCTTTGCCGTCAAACGCAACCCAGATTAAGGCGACGGTTTTCCATTGTTGAGTTTTTGGGGCTTGGTTCGTTCGGACCGGTGTGTTGGTGGTTTAGGTTTCTGGCCCAAGCCGTGGAAGTATGACGCGAGGGTGCGCCGACTCGGCTTGTCTGTTGTCAGGAGAAACGATGAAAAACATGACTTTGTTGTCGGTGAGCGCTGCGGCGCTCGCCATGATGTGTGCTTCGGCCAACGCACAGCTCACCCCAGACGGCCCAGCGCTTGCGGCGGGCCTTGGTGTTGGAACGACCTTGGAGGAGCTTGCCGGCGGCGAGGCGGCTTCGACCTATGACGCTTCGACGGGAACGCTCACGCTGACCGGCGACGGGTTCTACACACACGATGCTGATGTCTCGGGCACGGCCTTTGGGGCCTTCTTCGCGACCCAGACCTTCACGCCGACCGACAGTTTCCCCGTCGAGATCTCCCCGGTCGTGACCGCCGATTTCAAGGTGGCCAATGGCGGTTTCCTTTCGTCGGACACGCCGCGCACAGGTATCACCTACGGGTTCTTCCTCTTCGAGACTGGCAACTTCGATCCGGGAAACACCCTTGAGCCGGGCGATCTCGGGGATCTACTGGTGTTGCCCTACGACTTCGAGACGTTTCCGTCCAACGGCCTGCTCGAAGGCAATGGTTTTGCCGTGATTGACGAGACGGCGACCGGGGATTCGTTCGTACTCGCGTCAGGGATTAGCTACACCGCAGTGCTGCGGATCGCCGCCGAGTCCAGTCTGTCCGATCTGCCCGACTCGGTAACGTCCACCACCTTCATCGAGGCCGGCGGTCTAAGCGGCTTCGACGGCCTGAGCGTGGCGCTCAACGCCCGCTTCGTCCCCGAGCCGGCCATGCTCGGCCTGGCCGTCTTCGCCCCGATGCTGCTGGGCCGGCGTCGGCGGTAACGTGAACTTTCGGCGTTGACTTAAGAGCGGCCGCGTCCCAATGACGCGGCCGCTCGTCTATACTCCCGGCATGCCCGGTATGACGATGACGGAGAAGATCCTTGCCAAGCATTCTGGTAAGGCCCATGTGAATCCCGGAGATAACGTCTGGGTCGACGTCGACGTGCTCATGACGCACGACGTCTGCGGGCCTGGCACGGTCGGGATCTTCCAGAAAGAGTTCGGCAAGGACGCGAAGGTTTGGGACCCGGACCGCGTGGTGATCGTGCCGGACCACTACATCTTCACCGCCGATCTCAAGAGCTACCGCAACGTCCAGCTTCTGCGGCAGTTCGTGAAGGATCAGGGGCTCAAGTACTACTACGACCCGGACTTCATCGAGAAGGAGGGCATGCCCAGCCCGTACCTCGATCCGACCAAGACCAGCTACAAGGGCGTGTGCCACAAGGCGCTGCCCGAGGAAGGGCACGTCCGGCCCGGCGAGATCCTGCTCGGGACCGACAGCCACACTTGCACCGCCGGCGCGTTCGGCCAGTTCGCGACGGGCGTCGGTAACACCGATGCGGCATTCGTGCTTGGCACCGGTAAGACCTGGCTCAAGGTGCCGCCGACGATGAAGTTCAGCTTCGACGGGGAGATCCCGCCGTACCTGACCGCCAAGGACCTGATCCTCGCGGTCATCGGCGAGATCGGCGTCGACGGAGCGACCTATCGCACGATGTACTTTCACGGCGACGGCATCAGCAGCCTCACGCTCGAGGATCGCATGACGCTGACCAACATGGCCATCGAGGCCGGCGGGAAGAATGGCGTCTGCGACGTCGACGACAAGACCCTCGCCTACGTCCGCAACCGCAGCAACCGCCCGGAATGGGAAGTCGTCGCCGACGATGCGGATGCGAGCTACTTCTACGAGAAGACGTGGGACCTGGGCACGATGGAGCCGATGGTCGCGAAGCCGCACTCGCCTGACAACAAGGACCTGGCCCGCAACTGCACCGACGTGAAGCTCGACCAGGCGTACATCGGTTCCTGCACCGGCGGCAAGATCACCGACATGATCTTCGCGGCCAACATCCTCGTCGGGAACCAAGTCAAAATCCCCACCTACGTCGTGCCCGGCAGCACCGAGGTCCACGCCGACATGAAGCGGCTCAACCTGCGCGGCGTCGAGAAGGATTCCAACGAGAAGAGCATCGAGGACATTCTTCTGGATGCCGGCTGCGAGATGGGGCCGTCGGGTTGTGCGGCGTGCCTCGGCGGGCCGGTGGATACGTTCGGCCGCTTGAACGAGCCGCTGCAGTGCATCAGCACGACCAACCGCAACTTCCCCGGCCGCATGGGCCACAAGGAGGCCGGCGTGTACCTCGCATCGCCGTTGACGGTTGCGGCGTCGGCGTTGACCGGGCGCGTGACCGATCCGCGGGATTACGTCACCGAGCCGATCGAGACAGGCACCGCTGGGGTGGTCTGATCATTCGCCCATGTCGTAGAAAAACTCGACGCGGCTGATCTTGCCGTCTTTGACGGTATAGAGCGCCATCTCGTCCATTTTCATTCGTTGGCCTGCCATCGGGCCTTCCTTGGCGGTGACGTCGAGGTCGAACTTGGCGATGAAGCGCTCACCGTGAGGCCACGGGCCGCTGGCACTGGACGAGTGAATTTCGTGGGCGGCGTCCCACGAGTCGGCAGCTTTCAAGATGGCGTCCTTGCCGCTGGTCTGCGGCCCGTCCGGGCCCATCGCGACCGGCTCGACACTCACCGCATCATCGGCATAAAGCTCCTCCGTGGCTTCACGCCACTGATTCTGGTTGCACAGCTCGACGAGGCGTTTAGCGACTTCCATTGTGGACATGATCGGCTCCGATAAAGGTGACGTTGCGATACGCTTACAGAACCCGAACGGGCGATCGTGAGGATAACAATCAATCACCGGGCGTCAATGTGTTTTCCATGAATAGTCGGAGTACACAAGCACCGCCCGGGGCCTTGTGGCGAGGCCCCGGGCGGTGGACGGCGATGCTTGATGGACGCGAACTCAGGCGGTTTTGCCGGCCGCGAGAGCGTCGCGGATCTCGGTAAGAAGCTTTTGATCCGTCGTGAGCGTCGGGGTCTCGGGCTCCTTAGGCTCCTTCTTCTTCAGATTGTTCATGATCTTGATGACGAAGAACACGGCAGCCGCCTGGATGACGAAGCGGATGACGGCGTTGAGGAAAAGGCCGTACTTGATAAGCACGCCTTCCTTCGCGGTCTTGAGCGCGGCTTCGGCGGCGACGACATCCCCGCCACCTTCCTTCGCCGCAGCGAGGGCGGCTTCGGCCTCCTCGACACCGCCGGCGGGGGCGGCGAGCTGAACGCTCAGGTCGCTGAAGTCCACGCCACCGATGGCCCAGCCGATCGGCGGCATCAGCACATTCTCGACCAAGCTGGTCACGACCGCTCCAAACGCCGCGCCGAGGATGATGCCGACCGCGAGGTCGATCATGTTCCCCTTCATGGCGAACTCTTTGAATTCCTGAATGATCTTCATGGTTGTCTCCGATGGGTTGAGTGGGATTGCCCCGCTATCAGGGCTCTCGCTCCCGGTCCTATCGGTCGATGTCCGTGAATGTGTCCAGTGGCCCGATACGTTGGAGTGACGATGAGCAAGATTGATGTGAAGTTCGCCGGTGAGTCGATCGGGCCAGGGGCGATCCATGACCTGCGGCTGCCGGTGAGCCAGACGTTCGCCGGCGACGACATCAGCCTGCCGCTGCGGGTGGTGCGAGCGAAGGAGCCGGGGCCGGTCGTGCTGGTGACGGCCGCGCTGCACGGCGACGAGATCAACGGCACCGGCGTGGTCCACGACCTGATGTTCGCCCGCCGACCCGAGCTGACACGCGGGACGCTGGTGCTGGTGCCGGTCGTGGACATCTTCGGCTTCGAGACCCAAAGCCGGTACATGCCCGACCGCCGCGACCTCAACCGATGCTTCCCCGGTAACGCCAACGGCTCGCTCAGCTCACGCTTTGCCGACACCGTCTTCCAGGAACTGGTGCGCAAGGCGGACTACGTCTTGGACCTCCACTCGGCCGCGACGGGACGGACGAACTTTCCGAACGTTCGTGCGGATCTGGACAACGACGACTGCCGCCGTCTCGCCGAGGCGTTCGGGTGCGAGTTGATCGTCGACGGCAAGGGCCCCGAGAGCAGCATGCGGCGCAGCGCGGTGGAGGCGGGTGTGCCGACGGTCATTCTCGAAGCCGGTGATCCGAGCAAGATCGAGCCGTCGGTGTTGGAGATCGGCGTGCGGGGGGTGATGAACGTTCTGTCGAAGTTGGAAATGGTGGACGACCAGCCCAAGGTGCCGCCGTACCAGACGACGGTGCGTCGGACGCAGTGGCTCCGCGGGAGCGTTGGGGGCCTGCTCCGCTTCCACATCTCGCCCGGCTCGATCGTCGACAAGGACCAACCGATCGCGACCAACTACAGCGTTTTCGGCGAACAACAGAACGCGATCGTCTCGCCGTTCGACGCGGTGGTACTGGGGATGGTGACGCTGCCGACGGTGCGTCCCGGCGAGCCGATCTGCCACCTCGCGGTGCCCGACCTGGACATCGACGACATCCGCGAAGCCCTGGGCGAAGCCAAACGCCGGGACCCGGCGAACCAGGTACGTCGCGACCTTGCGACGAGCATGGTGGTGGAGGACGCGCCGGACTGAGGCGATTGCACGATGCTCCGAATCAGAGCATCTTCGCCAACTCACGTTTGAGCACCTTGCCAGTCGGCGTCATCGGCAGTTCTTCGACGACACGGATCTCGCGGGGCATCTTCCAGTTGGGCAGGCCGGTGTCGCGGAGGTGGGCCTTGGCCGCATCCCCATCGACCTCGGCACCTTCCATCGCGACAATGAAGGCGACCGGCACCTCGCCGCGGGTTTCGTCGGGTTTGCCAACGACGGCGGCTTGGGCGATCGCGGGGTGAGTGGTGAGCAGTTCTTCGATCTCGCGGGGATGAAGGTTCTCGCCGCCGATGATGATCAGGTCCTTGAGCCGGCCGGTGATGTGGAGGTAACCGTCCTCATCCACGCGGCCGAGATCGCCGGTTTTGAAAAACCCGTCTTCGGTGAACGCCGCTTTGGTGGCTTCGGGCAAACGGTGGTAGCCGGCGAAGACCATCGGGCCCTTGAGTTGAACTTCGCCGCTGCCGGTTTCGTCGGGATTGTCGATGCGGACTTCGCTGCCGGGCAAGGGCCGCCCGACCGAGCCGGGACGGAGTTGGCCGGGCACGTTGACGGTGATCGGGCCGCAGGTTTCGGTGAGGCCATAGCCCTCCATCAGGTCGCGGCCGAACCGTTGCCGGAATCCTTCGCGGATGCGTGTGGGTAACGGCTCGCCACCACTGAGGGCGACGTGGACCGAATCGAAATCATCTGGCTTGGCGTCCTTGAGCCGGAGTATCGCACCGTACATCGCCGGTACGCCGGTGATCACGCTGAACTGCCGTTCGCGCTGGGCCTGCAGGACGGCGACGGGGCTGAATCGCGGCTGGTAGGTCGTGATCGCTCCGGTCTCGACCGGGAGGCACATCGTCGCGAGCAGACCGGTGCTGTGAAACAGCGGGATGATGCCGAGAAACTCGTGGTCGCATTCGAGCGAGGCGTGTTCGATGCAAGCCTGGACGTCCTTGCGGATGTTGCCGTGGGTGAGGCAGACGCCCTTGGGTTGGCCGCTGGTGCCGGAAGTGTACAGAAGGGCAGCCGTCTCGGATTCATCGGCTTCGTGGATCGGCAGTCCCTCGGGTACGTTGCCGCCGCCCAAGGCGGAGAGGTCGATGATCTTGAGCGGCAGTTGTTCGACCTGCGCCATCAGCGGCGGGGCGGTCAGGATCGTGTCGATCCCGCTGTCGACGATGATGTGCTTGAGCGCTTGTTCACCGAGGAGGAAGTTGATCGGCACGGCGGTCTTCCCGGCGGCCAGCACCGCATAGAAGGCGATCGGAAAAGCAGCGGCCGCCGGTAGGAGAATGCCGACGTGTGTGGCGTCCGTGGTCGCACGCAGATGGGCTGCGAGGGCACCGATCTGCTTGGCGGCCACGCCCCATGTGATCTCGCCTTGAGCATCACGGAAAGCAACATCGCTGGGAATTTCTTTGGCGTGACGTAGGAAGGGTTCGAGAAGCATGGCGATAGGCTAATGACTCTGCATAAGAAAACCCACGCCCTAAAAGCGTGGGTTTTGTGAAGTCGGAAATGAAAGTTTGGCCTAGTCGTTGACCATCATGATCTGCACGACCGCCGGGCGGAATCGCTGAGCGAGTTCTTCGGTGGTCAGTGCGCGGTCGCCGTCGCCGACGCCGGTGGCGACGGTTTCGACATCCAGGCCGGCTTCATTGAGCAGGTCGGCATGCTTGTCGAAGAAGGTGCGAATACGACCGTTCGAGAGACCGCCACCGTAAGCGCTGACCAACTCACCGGAGCGGAAACGCACGGCAACCAGAGCAAGGAGTCGGCCATACTTGTCGACCATCGGGCCGCCGGAGTTGCCGGGGTTAACCGTCGCGTCGACGATGATGTCGATGGCGTCGAAGGTGTTCTCGATGCCGGTCACCACGCCACGGGTCACCTTGATGTTCTTACCGAGTGCCGAACCGAGCGGGTAACCGAAGATGGTAACGTCGGCACCGAAGCCGGGTTGGTCATAAGCCGCGATCGGAATAAACGGTTGCGGGCCTTCGTCTTCGCCACGCTCGCCCATCTCGATTTTTAGAATGGCGATGTCCTGCTCGTCGTCGATGACAATCCGCTCGGCTTCCTTTTCGGTGCCGTCGGAGAGTTGAACGATCAGCGTGTCACCGGGCTCGGCGACGTGCTGGTTGGTCATGATGAAGCCGTCTTCGGTGATGAAGAAGCCCGTGCCGGTTCCGATGATGCCTGAGCCGTATGACTCTTCCTCCTCCTCGGTGCGTTCGCTTGAGGGTTTGAGGTGCAGGAGCGTGTAGCTGTTGCTGCCCTGGCCGCCGTGCTTGCGGGCCAAAAGCTGGGCGTCCTCCCAGATCGCACGGATGCGGGGGTTGGCTTGGTACATCGACCGCGGGGCGACGCTGAACGCCGTCATGAGGTTGCGGACGATGATCGGATCTTCGTCGAGTTGTACTGCCTGATATAGCGTCCGGATCGCTTTCTCGTGCTGACGCTTAGCGCTGTAAATAACGCCGATGTTGTTGAGCGTCTCGCTCATGTTCGGCTTTTGACGCAGCACCTGCTGGAAGTAGCGGGCCGCGACGTCATCGTTGTTCTTCAGGGCGTTCCAGTAGCCGAGATAGAAGTTGGTCGGGATGTACTTCGGGTGCAGCCGGCGAGCCTGTTCGAGATCCTTGACCACGTCGAGCGTGGCTTGCTCGTCCTGCAACGCGTAGGCGGCACGGTCGGTCAGTTCGCGGACCCGTTCGAGCAGGTCTTCGAGTTCCTCGCCACCGATCCACTTGCCGTTGATCTTCTCGGCGTCCTCGTCGACCCGACCACGCCAGATTTCGAGCTGCTCCTGAGCCTTCTCGAGTTCGGGGTGATCGGGATTCTTGTCGATCCAGGTCTGCCACATCGCCGAGCCGCGGACGGCGGTGTCGATGCGTTCGCTGCGCTCCAAGAGTTGCTGCAGATCAGTCCCGGCGGCGGGGGCGTCTTTGCCCTTACCCGGGGTGAGACCTTCAACGCCGGTCACGCTTTCGACATCGTCACCGCTGACCATCTTGAAATCACCGTCGGTGGTCTTGATGGTGTAACTGCTGCCGACTTTTTTGACGTCGCCTTCGAGGACGGTTCCGTCCTTGAGCGTGATCGTGCCAGCCAAGGCATAGGAAAGGTTGAGGCCGACCACCGCGATGAGCAGGGCGGCAATGATAAGCCAGTGTGAACGGTGTTTACGCAT is drawn from Planctomycetota bacterium and contains these coding sequences:
- a CDS encoding succinylglutamate desuccinylase/aspartoacylase family protein: MSKIDVKFAGESIGPGAIHDLRLPVSQTFAGDDISLPLRVVRAKEPGPVVLVTAALHGDEINGTGVVHDLMFARRPELTRGTLVLVPVVDIFGFETQSRYMPDRRDLNRCFPGNANGSLSSRFADTVFQELVRKADYVLDLHSAATGRTNFPNVRADLDNDDCRRLAEAFGCELIVDGKGPESSMRRSAVEAGVPTVILEAGDPSKIEPSVLEIGVRGVMNVLSKLEMVDDQPKVPPYQTTVRRTQWLRGSVGGLLRFHISPGSIVDKDQPIATNYSVFGEQQNAIVSPFDAVVLGMVTLPTVRPGEPICHLAVPDLDIDDIREALGEAKRRDPANQVRRDLATSMVVEDAPD
- the mscL gene encoding large conductance mechanosensitive channel protein MscL yields the protein MKIIQEFKEFAMKGNMIDLAVGIILGAAFGAVVTSLVENVLMPPIGWAIGGVDFSDLSVQLAAPAGGVEEAEAALAAAKEGGGDVVAAEAALKTAKEGVLIKYGLFLNAVIRFVIQAAAVFFVIKIMNNLKKKEPKEPETPTLTTDQKLLTEIRDALAAGKTA
- a CDS encoding aconitase/3-isopropylmalate dehydratase large subunit family protein: MPGMTMTEKILAKHSGKAHVNPGDNVWVDVDVLMTHDVCGPGTVGIFQKEFGKDAKVWDPDRVVIVPDHYIFTADLKSYRNVQLLRQFVKDQGLKYYYDPDFIEKEGMPSPYLDPTKTSYKGVCHKALPEEGHVRPGEILLGTDSHTCTAGAFGQFATGVGNTDAAFVLGTGKTWLKVPPTMKFSFDGEIPPYLTAKDLILAVIGEIGVDGATYRTMYFHGDGISSLTLEDRMTLTNMAIEAGGKNGVCDVDDKTLAYVRNRSNRPEWEVVADDADASYFYEKTWDLGTMEPMVAKPHSPDNKDLARNCTDVKLDQAYIGSCTGGKITDMIFAANILVGNQVKIPTYVVPGSTEVHADMKRLNLRGVEKDSNEKSIEDILLDAGCEMGPSGCAACLGGPVDTFGRLNEPLQCISTTNRNFPGRMGHKEAGVYLASPLTVAASALTGRVTDPRDYVTEPIETGTAGVV
- a CDS encoding trypsin-like peptidase domain-containing protein; its protein translation is MRKHRSHWLIIAALLIAVVGLNLSYALAGTITLKDGTVLEGDVKKVGSSYTIKTTDGDFKMVSGDDVESVTGVEGLTPGKGKDAPAAGTDLQQLLERSERIDTAVRGSAMWQTWIDKNPDHPELEKAQEQLEIWRGRVDEDAEKINGKWIGGEELEDLLERVRELTDRAAYALQDEQATLDVVKDLEQARRLHPKYIPTNFYLGYWNALKNNDDVAARYFQQVLRQKPNMSETLNNIGVIYSAKRQHEKAIRTLYQAVQLDEDPIIVRNLMTAFSVAPRSMYQANPRIRAIWEDAQLLARKHGGQGSNSYTLLHLKPSSERTEEEEESYGSGIIGTGTGFFITEDGFIMTNQHVAEPGDTLIVQLSDGTEKEAERIVIDDEQDIAILKIEMGERGEDEGPQPFIPIAAYDQPGFGADVTIFGYPLGSALGKNIKVTRGVVTGIENTFDAIDIIVDATVNPGNSGGPMVDKYGRLLALVAVRFRSGELVSAYGGGLSNGRIRTFFDKHADLLNEAGLDVETVATGVGDGDRALTTEELAQRFRPAVVQIMMVND
- a CDS encoding nuclear transport factor 2 family protein, encoding MEVAKRLVELCNQNQWREATEELYADDAVSVEPVAMGPDGPQTSGKDAILKAADSWDAAHEIHSSSASGPWPHGERFIAKFDLDVTAKEGPMAGQRMKMDEMALYTVKDGKISRVEFFYDMGE
- a CDS encoding AMP-binding protein, with amino-acid sequence MLLEPFLRHAKEIPSDVAFRDAQGEITWGVAAKQIGALAAHLRATTDATHVGILLPAAAAFPIAFYAVLAAGKTAVPINFLLGEQALKHIIVDSGIDTILTAPPLMAQVEQLPLKIIDLSALGGGNVPEGLPIHEADESETAALLYTSGTSGQPKGVCLTHGNIRKDVQACIEHASLECDHEFLGIIPLFHSTGLLATMCLPVETGAITTYQPRFSPVAVLQAQRERQFSVITGVPAMYGAILRLKDAKPDDFDSVHVALSGGEPLPTRIREGFRQRFGRDLMEGYGLTETCGPITVNVPGQLRPGSVGRPLPGSEVRIDNPDETGSGEVQLKGPMVFAGYHRLPEATKAAFTEDGFFKTGDLGRVDEDGYLHITGRLKDLIIIGGENLHPREIEELLTTHPAIAQAAVVGKPDETRGEVPVAFIVAMEGAEVDGDAAKAHLRDTGLPNWKMPREIRVVEELPMTPTGKVLKRELAKML